The DNA segment AACGGGCAGATTGGCGCCCCAATAATCCTTGACGCGCTCGAGCTTCACGGAGCGGCCGGCGACAAACTCCTTGATGCGGTAAGGGCCGGAGCCCAACGGCGGCTCCAGCGTCGTCTGCGAAATATCGCGCTTGCGGCCCTGGCTGTCGGTGCCGTCCCAATAGTGCTTGGGCAGCACCACGAGCTCGCCGACGATATGCGGCAGTTCGCGATTGCCAGGAGATTCGAAAGTAAACTTCACTTCCCGTTCGCCGATCTTTTCGGTCTTCGCGACGTGGCGATAATAGGAGGCATACATCGGGCTGAGTTTTTTCAGCATCTCGATCGAAAAGATGACGTCTTCCGGCGTCACCGGCTTGCCATCGTGCCAGCGCGCTTCCTTGCGCAGACGATAGGTCACCCAGGCGAAATCGTCCGGATGTTGGGCTGCTTCCGCGAGCAGGCCGTATTCGGTCGCAACCTCGTCCTGCGCACGCTCCATCAGCGTCTCATAGGTGAGCCCCACCGCCGGCGCGATCGAACCTTTGACGCCCGATACCGCGATGTTGAAATTGTCGAACGTGCCGAGCGAAATCTGCCGCGCCATGCCGCCCTTCGGCGCATCGGGATTGACGTAATCGAAGCGCTTGAAGTCGGCAGAATATTTGAGGTCGCCAAACAGCGACAGCCCGTGACGCCAGGCGGGCCCGCCGGCCTGCGCGTTTGCGGAAGCGATGATCGAAAAACCGGAAGCCGAGCCGAGCGCCGGCGCGATCGCGGCCACTGCGCCGCCCTGCAAGAGATGTCTTCGATTCAACGTCAAAGGCAAAATCCCTCTTTGTTACCCGCGTTATCAAGACCGGAGTATAGGGCAAGGTTTCGGCCGATTAAGTTGCTTTTTGCTCATGATGACACCCGTTATGGGGCGAAAGGCCGCGGTAACAATGGCGACATCGGCGCGGCCCTCCCCCGATTTGGGGAACCAATGGCCTGAAAGCAAAACGGCCGGGAGTGAACCCCGGCCGCCGAATAAAATGCCCAGATAAACAGCAGTTATTTCGCCGCGGTCGGCAAAGGCTGCGGGCTGTCAGACAGCGAATTCAGATAGACGAGCAGGTCAGCACGCTCGCTGTCCTTCTGGATGCCGGCAAAGCCCATCGCGGTGCCCGGAATGAAGCCCTTCGGATTGTCGATGAACTTGTTGAGGTCGTCGATGGTCCAGACGCCGCCCTTGGCCTTCATCGGCGCCGAGAAATTGAAACCACGGCCTTCGCCCTTCTTGTCGCCGACGATGCCAAAAAGATTCGGACCAACCTTGTTGGGACCTCCCTTGGTAAAGTCGTGGCACGCGCCGCACTTCTTGGCCGACTGCTCACCCTTCTGGACGGAAGCGGTCTGCAACAGTTTCTCGATCGGCTCAGCGGGCGCGGCCGCGGCCTTTTCGCCACCTGCGGCTTCTTCCTTGACCGCGATTTCGAAGCCAGGCTTTTCCAGCTTTGCGGGAGAGAAAATTGCGCCGGCAGCGAAGCTCGTGACCAGCAAAACGAGACAGGTACCGAGGATGGCACCGAGGACTTTATTGAGTTCGAAGGAGTCCATTTTGGATCAGGCTCCGGGCCGGAAATTTAGACGTTCGGCCGGTGAGAAACGGCCGCGATAAGCACCAGGAATCGGCCTTTTGCGCCGCACCCCAAGTCCGCATCAGATATCGGTTTGCCGGTGCTCTGGCAACCCGTATAAACGCTCTGGCTTTAGACCCTTCCCCCACTATTTCCCGCCGCTAGTGGAGCGGCTTACCTTGGGGGTACCAGATCCGATCCCGATGACCGATCCCCGTATTTTGGTGCTGATTCCTGCCCGCATGGCGGCTACCCGCCTGCCCGGCAAGCCGCTCCTCGAAATGGCCGGCCTACCGATGATCGTCCACGTGATGCGCCGGGCGGAGGACGCCCGCATTGGCCGGGTCGCGGTCGCAACCGATGCGGCGGAGATCGCCTCGGTCGTCACGGCGCATGGCGGAGAAGCCGTCATGACCCGGACTGACCACCCTTCGGGCTCGGACCGGATTTTTGAAGCGCTCGGCGCCCTCGACCCTGACCGACAGACCGAGATCGTCGTCAATTTGCAGGGCGATTTTCCGACCATCAGCCCGGACAATATTCGCGACGTGCTGGCGCCGCTCGCTGACCCCGAAGTCGACATCGCAACCCTGGCCGCCGAAATCCATACCGAGGAAGAGGCCACCAATCCCAACGTGGTGAAGGCGGTCGGCACGATGGTCGGCCCGCGGCGGCTGCGCGCGCTGTATTTCACCCGGGCCACCGCACCCCATGGCGACGGGCCGCGCTATCATCACATCGGGCTCTACGCCTATCGCCGCGCGGCGCTGGAGCGCTTCGTCCGCCTCGCCCCCTCGCCGCTGGAGCAGCAAGAGAAGCTCGAACAGTTGCGGGCGCTGGAGGCCGGCATGCGGATCGACGTCGGAATTGTCGACACCGTGCCGCGTGGCGTCGACACCCCGGCCGACCTTGAAACCACGCGCCAGATACTGGCCAAATCGTAGCCGGCTGCTACAAGGCGCCATGACCAAGACGACCAAGACCATGAAAATCGCATTCCAGGGCGAACCGGGCGCCAACTCCCATATCGCCATCGCCGAAGCCTATCCCGACGCAGAAGCGCTGCCGTGCCCGACCTTCGAGGACGCGCTGGCCGCGATCTCTTCGGGCGAGGCCGATCTCGGCATGATCCCGATCGAGAATTCGGTCGCCGGCCGCGTTGCCGACATCCATCACCTGTTGCCCCAGTCCGGTCTCTTCATCGTCGGCGAGTGGTTTCTGCCGGTCCATCATCAGTTGATGGCGCCGCGCGGCGCCAAGATCGGTGACATCAAGACGGTCGAAAGCCACGTCCATGCGCTCGGCCAATGCCGGCGCATCATCCGCAAGCTCGGCATCAAGCCCATCGTCGCCGGCGACACCGCCGGCAGCGCCCGCATCGTCGCCGAGCGCGGCGATAAAACTTGCGCCGCGATCGCCTCCAAACTTGCCGCCGAAATCTACGGCCTCGACATCCTGACCGAGGATGTCGAGGACGAGTCCCACAACACCACGCGCTTTGTTATCCTGGCGCGCGAGGCCACCTGGGCCAAACAAGGCGCGGGGCCGCTGGTCACCACTTTTGTTTTCCGGGTGCGCAACCTGCCCGCAGCGCTGTACAAGGCGCTCGGCGGCTTTGCCACCAACGGCGTCAACATGACCAAGCTCGAAAGCTACATGGTCGACGGCAACTTCTTCGCCACGCAGTTCTACGCCGACGTCGACGGCCATCCCGACGACCGGGGCCTCGCCTTTGCGCTGGAAGAATTGAAGTTCTTCTCGCGCGAACTGCGCATCGTCGGCGTCTATCCGGCGCATCCGTTCCGCGCCACCTTCAGCGAGACGCAGGACTGATCTTACGACCGCTGATCTTACGCCGCCGCCTTGCTGGTGAGCCCGTAGGCGTCCGCGATCAGGCTGTAGGACTTCTTGCGCGCCTCGTGATCGTAGATCGCGCTGACGACCATCAGTTCGTCGGCCTGGCTTGCCGCGATCATTGGCTCCAGTTTTTGCATCACGGTCGCCGGACTGCCGACAAAGATGCGCGAGCGGTTGCGCGCGATCGCGGCGCGATCGGCGTCCGTGTAGGCATAGGCCTGCGCCTCCTCGGGGCTGGGCAGCGGGATATATTGGCCGCGGTCACGCAACAACCGATTGAGATCCATCGACGCGGCGAGCCGCTCGGCCTCGGCGTCGGTTTCGGCGGCGACCACGGCGACCGCCAGGATAGCGTAAGGTGTCTCGCGCCAGCCGGTCTGCTTGAAGTGGGCGCGATAGTTCGTCATTGCCGCGATCGCGTCATAGGACGCAAAATGATGCGCGAACGCGTAGCCCATGCCGACCTGCGCCGCCAGTTCCGAACTGTAATCGCTTGAGCCGAGCAGCCACATCGGCGGCAGCGACGTATCGTCGGGCATCGCCACCACCTGATTGAAGGGATGGTTGGGCGGAAAGTTGCGCGTCTCCCACAACGTCAGTTCATGCAGGCGCTCCAGGAAGTCATCGCCCTCGCGGCGATCGAGCCGGGAGCGCAACGCATAAGCCGTGGGTCCATCGGTGCCCGGCGCGCGGCCAAGCCCGAGATCGATCCGGCCGGGAAACAGCGCCTCCAGCATCTTGAAGCGCTCCGCGATCACCAGCGGCGCATGGTTGGGCAGCATCACCCCGCCGGAGCCGACGCGGATGTTCTTCGTCACCGCGGCGATCTGGCCGATCATGAGATCGGGCGCAGGGCTCGCGACCGACGCCAGGTTGTGATGTTCGGCCAGCCAATAGCGGGTGAAGCCGAGCGCGTCGGCGTGACGGGCGAGATCAATGCTGTTGCGGAGCGCCGTGGCAGGTTTGGTGCCCGACGTGACGACCGATAGATCAAGGACGGAAAGCGGAATCATGGCCGTAAACCTAGTGCGGGGAACCGGCCGCACAACGGCTGGCTGCGCAGATCAGGCCCTTGAAGGCCTCGGCGATAACCTCCTCTGCGAATGAGTGGGTAATATGTTCTATATTTCTTAACTCTATCGCCTTGCCCAATGCTATTTCATCCCTGCAAGATAGAATAGTATTATATATCAAATAGTTGTAACAATATGCTCTGCCCATCATTCGAAATTTTCTTCCTGTATCCGATATTTTATGCCGGTATTGGGCAATTTCCCATCCTTGGTGGGCTGTTTGGGGCAAGTCTTTTCCCTTATGTTGGACCGATCAGTTTTGGTCGGGACGACAGCACTGCGCGCCACCCGGTTTTGTTGCGGAGATTTTCGAAAGTCATGAGCGAGACCATCCCTGCCCCCGCCACGTCGCGGGCACAAAGCCAGCCGGCAATCTCCTTCGAGTTCTTCCCGCCGAAGACCGCGGAAATGGAAAACAGCCTGTGGGAGACCATCAGCCGTCTGGCGCCGCTCACGCCGAACTTTGTCTCGGTGACCTATGGCGCCGGCGGGTCGACCCGCGAGCGTACACACTCGACCATCGCCCGCATCCTGAAGGAAACCGACCTGCTGCCGGCGGCGCACCTGACCTGCGTCGGCGCGGCCCGCAGCGAGATCGACGACATTGTCGGCCGCTATCACGAGACCGGCGTCCGCCACATCGTGGCCCTGCGCGGCGATCCGCCCGGCGGCATCGGCACGCCTTATCTCACCCATCCCGACGGCTATCAAACCTCTCCCGAGCTCGTCGCCGGCATCAAAAAGCGGTTTCCCGATATCGAGGTCTCGGTGTCGGCCTATCCGGAGAAGCATCCGGAGAGCCGGAATTTCGACGCCGATATCGATACGCTGAAGGCCAAGGTCGACGCCGGCGCGACGCGCGCCATCACCCAGGTCTTCTTCGATAACGATCTTTACTTCCGCTATCTCGACCGCGTCCGCGCCCGCGGCATCGATATTCCGATCGTGCCCGGCATCATGCCGATGCACAATTTCAAGCAGGCGCGGAATTTCGTCACCCGCGCCGGCACCACCGTGCCGAACTGGCTCGCGGAAAAGTTCGACGGCCTCGACGACGACGCCGAGACCCGCAAGCTGGTGGCTGCGACGGTTGTCGCCGGCCAGGTACAAAAGCTCAACAAGCACGGCGTTGATACCTTTCATTTCTACAC comes from the Bradyrhizobium erythrophlei genome and includes:
- a CDS encoding c-type cytochrome, with the protein product MDSFELNKVLGAILGTCLVLLVTSFAAGAIFSPAKLEKPGFEIAVKEEAAGGEKAAAAPAEPIEKLLQTASVQKGEQSAKKCGACHDFTKGGPNKVGPNLFGIVGDKKGEGRGFNFSAPMKAKGGVWTIDDLNKFIDNPKGFIPGTAMGFAGIQKDSERADLLVYLNSLSDSPQPLPTAAK
- the metF gene encoding methylenetetrahydrofolate reductase [NAD(P)H], coding for MSETIPAPATSRAQSQPAISFEFFPPKTAEMENSLWETISRLAPLTPNFVSVTYGAGGSTRERTHSTIARILKETDLLPAAHLTCVGAARSEIDDIVGRYHETGVRHIVALRGDPPGGIGTPYLTHPDGYQTSPELVAGIKKRFPDIEVSVSAYPEKHPESRNFDADIDTLKAKVDAGATRAITQVFFDNDLYFRYLDRVRARGIDIPIVPGIMPMHNFKQARNFVTRAGTTVPNWLAEKFDGLDDDAETRKLVAATVVAGQVQKLNKHGVDTFHFYTMNRADLVFAICHLLGIRPAGAQKAA
- a CDS encoding prephenate dehydratase — protein: MTKTTKTMKIAFQGEPGANSHIAIAEAYPDAEALPCPTFEDALAAISSGEADLGMIPIENSVAGRVADIHHLLPQSGLFIVGEWFLPVHHQLMAPRGAKIGDIKTVESHVHALGQCRRIIRKLGIKPIVAGDTAGSARIVAERGDKTCAAIASKLAAEIYGLDILTEDVEDESHNTTRFVILAREATWAKQGAGPLVTTFVFRVRNLPAALYKALGGFATNGVNMTKLESYMVDGNFFATQFYADVDGHPDDRGLAFALEELKFFSRELRIVGVYPAHPFRATFSETQD
- a CDS encoding 3-deoxy-manno-octulosonate cytidylyltransferase encodes the protein MTDPRILVLIPARMAATRLPGKPLLEMAGLPMIVHVMRRAEDARIGRVAVATDAAEIASVVTAHGGEAVMTRTDHPSGSDRIFEALGALDPDRQTEIVVNLQGDFPTISPDNIRDVLAPLADPEVDIATLAAEIHTEEEATNPNVVKAVGTMVGPRRLRALYFTRATAPHGDGPRYHHIGLYAYRRAALERFVRLAPSPLEQQEKLEQLRALEAGMRIDVGIVDTVPRGVDTPADLETTRQILAKS
- a CDS encoding LLM class flavin-dependent oxidoreductase, with product MIPLSVLDLSVVTSGTKPATALRNSIDLARHADALGFTRYWLAEHHNLASVASPAPDLMIGQIAAVTKNIRVGSGGVMLPNHAPLVIAERFKMLEALFPGRIDLGLGRAPGTDGPTAYALRSRLDRREGDDFLERLHELTLWETRNFPPNHPFNQVVAMPDDTSLPPMWLLGSSDYSSELAAQVGMGYAFAHHFASYDAIAAMTNYRAHFKQTGWRETPYAILAVAVVAAETDAEAERLAASMDLNRLLRDRGQYIPLPSPEEAQAYAYTDADRAAIARNRSRIFVGSPATVMQKLEPMIAASQADELMVVSAIYDHEARKKSYSLIADAYGLTSKAAA